A single window of Bacteroidota bacterium DNA harbors:
- the queA gene encoding tRNA preQ1(34) S-adenosylmethionine ribosyltransferase-isomerase QueA, whose translation MKLSMFKFNLPKELLAEYPAKSRDESRLMVVDRATGKISHKKFRDIINYFDEGDVMMLNDTKVFPARMYGNKEKTGAKIEVFLLRELSAESRLWDVLVDPARKIRIGNKLYFGENDSLVAEVIDNTTSRGRTLRFLYDGSYEEFRKVLYDLGETPLPKYIKRKAEESDIDRYQTVFAKNEGAVAAPTAGLHFSRELLKKLEIKGVNFAPLTLHVGLGTFRTVEVEDLTKHKMESEEALISADTCKIVNTAKAKKKKVCAVGTTVMRAVESSVSTTGQLNPYVGWTNKFVFPPYDFSVANCMITNFHMPESTLLMMVSAFGGYDLIMKAYKEAIKEKYRFYSYGDAMLIL comes from the coding sequence ATGAAGTTATCTATGTTCAAATTCAATCTGCCAAAAGAATTGTTGGCAGAGTATCCTGCAAAAAGTCGTGATGAGAGCCGTTTAATGGTAGTTGATCGCGCAACCGGTAAAATTTCTCACAAAAAATTCCGCGACATCATTAATTATTTTGATGAAGGTGATGTGATGATGTTGAATGACACGAAGGTGTTTCCAGCGCGTATGTATGGTAATAAAGAGAAAACCGGCGCAAAAATCGAAGTTTTCTTATTACGTGAATTAAGCGCAGAGAGCCGTTTGTGGGATGTGTTAGTTGATCCGGCGCGTAAAATCCGAATCGGTAATAAATTATATTTTGGCGAAAACGATAGTTTGGTGGCTGAGGTAATAGATAATACAACTTCTCGGGGAAGAACATTGCGTTTTTTATATGATGGTTCTTATGAAGAATTCCGTAAGGTATTATATGATTTAGGAGAAACACCACTTCCAAAATACATTAAACGTAAAGCGGAAGAGAGTGATATCGATCGTTACCAAACTGTTTTTGCAAAAAACGAAGGTGCAGTAGCTGCTCCAACTGCCGGTTTACATTTTAGCCGTGAATTATTAAAGAAATTAGAAATTAAGGGTGTAAATTTTGCACCATTAACTTTGCACGTTGGTTTAGGAACTTTCAGAACGGTTGAGGTAGAAGATTTAACCAAACATAAAATGGAGAGCGAAGAAGCTTTAATTTCTGCGGATACATGTAAAATTGTAAATACAGCGAAGGCAAAGAAGAAAAAAGTGTGTGCTGTTGGAACTACTGTTATGCGTGCTGTTGAGTCATCAGTTTCTACAACCGGACAATTAAATCCGTATGTGGGTTGGACAAATAAATTTGTGTTTCCTCCGTATGATTTCAGTGTTGCCAATTGCATGATCACAAATTTCCACATGCCGGAGTCTACTTTATTAATGATGGTAAGTGCATTTGGTGGATATGATTTAATCATGAAAGCTTATAAAGAAGCGATAAAAGAAAAGTATCGCTTCTATTCGTATGGCGATGCCATGTTGATTTTGTAA